A genome region from Tolypothrix sp. PCC 7712 includes the following:
- a CDS encoding serine/threonine protein kinase, with protein MPWIAGQQLQSGKYVIEQVLGQGGFGITYKALHVELKQTVVIKTPNEYLSHDPEYDKYIERFIQEGRILARLSQDPHPHIVGVIDLFQEGATHCLVMDFVEGENLFEAVRRKGALPEAEILPCIRQIGEALRVVHQAGLVHRDAHPGNIMVRRNGKAVLIDFGIAKSVIPSTISSINKDGNQAFAPYEQMSSGSREPTVDVYCLAATLYYAVTGQRPTPSLARKLDDVSLTPPQQIVSNISDRLNQVILKGMALEAKDRPQSMQAWLAMLKASKAIPTPRVEPVYRTEVPHFKTPLKSKATPDKRATKLTRIIPWGWLIGVLLSYLPIGYLLAASNAPYIIWAVAVAVAVAVAWAGAGTWDVTVAMAVALAGAVAVAVAVGVARAGAGAWAVALAVALAVVVVVAVAVIKLLESFSRFHTILILASTSTLGLGLGWLEHRIFNIGT; from the coding sequence ATGCCCTGGATAGCAGGACAACAATTGCAAAGTGGCAAATATGTAATTGAGCAAGTTTTGGGACAGGGTGGATTCGGAATTACCTATAAGGCTTTGCATGTTGAACTAAAACAGACAGTTGTAATTAAAACACCTAATGAATACCTCAGCCACGATCCAGAGTATGACAAGTATATAGAGAGATTTATTCAAGAAGGGCGGATACTTGCACGTTTATCTCAAGACCCCCATCCTCATATTGTGGGAGTAATTGATTTGTTTCAGGAAGGTGCTACCCACTGTTTGGTAATGGACTTTGTTGAGGGAGAAAATTTATTTGAGGCGGTGAGGCGTAAGGGGGCTTTACCAGAAGCGGAGATTCTACCCTGCATCCGCCAGATTGGGGAAGCTTTGAGGGTAGTGCATCAAGCAGGTTTAGTACATAGAGATGCCCACCCTGGAAACATCATGGTGCGGAGAAATGGTAAAGCGGTTTTAATTGACTTTGGGATTGCTAAATCAGTAATTCCCTCAACTATCAGTTCAATTAACAAGGATGGTAATCAAGCCTTTGCGCCCTATGAACAGATGAGCAGCGGCAGTCGAGAGCCAACAGTAGATGTTTATTGTTTGGCTGCTACACTTTATTATGCAGTGACAGGTCAACGCCCCACACCTTCTCTAGCTCGCAAGCTTGATGATGTTTCTCTGACCCCACCTCAACAAATTGTTTCAAACATTAGTGACCGATTAAATCAGGTAATTCTCAAAGGCATGGCGCTAGAGGCAAAAGACCGTCCTCAGTCGATGCAGGCATGGTTGGCAATGCTAAAAGCATCAAAAGCTATACCTACACCGCGAGTTGAACCAGTTTATAGAACAGAAGTTCCTCATTTCAAAACTCCGCTAAAGTCAAAGGCTACTCCAGATAAACGAGCTACGAAACTAACTAGAATTATTCCTTGGGGCTGGTTAATAGGTGTATTATTAAGCTACCTACCGATAGGCTACTTGTTAGCAGCGTCTAACGCTCCGTACATAATTTGGGCTGTGGCTGTGGCTGTGGCTGTGGCTGTGGCTTGGGCTGGGGCTGGGACTTGGGATGTGACTGTGGCTATGGCTGTGGCTTTGGCTGGGGCTGTGGCTGTGGCTGTGGCTGTGGGTGTGGCTAGGGCTGGGGCTGGGGCTTGGGCTGTGGCTTTGGCTGTGGCTTTGGCTGTGGTTGTGGTTGTGGCTGTGGCTGTAATAAAATTACTAGAATCTTTTAGCAGATTTCATACTATTCTAATTTTAGCTAGCACTTCTACTCTAGGC